Genomic segment of Sporanaerobacter acetigenes DSM 13106:
TAAATATATTATACCAAATATATCTTGTCAAATATACTTATAATTATTTTTTCGTGAAAATCTTGGTTTTTCATTTTGTGTTGACATACCGTGAAAATTTCTGTATAATATAAATCTGTAGTGTGAATAGACATTTTATATTTATACTAATTTGGAGAGGTGGCTGAGTTTGGCCGAAGGCGCACGACTGGAAATCGTGTAGACGATTCCTCGTCTCGTGGGTTCAAATCCCACCCTCTCCGCCATAGGAAATTTTGCCGTGCTAGATGGGGAGGTAGCGGTGCCCTGTAACCTGCAAGCCGCTATAGCAGGATTGAATTCCTGGTTTCGGCTTGTCATTGTAAGGTCTGCCCTAAATAAGTGGCGGTGACGATTGGGTCCTACGCAACGGAAATTCATGAACCCCGTCAGGTCCGGGAGGAAGCAGCGGTAAGTGAACACTTTCGTGTGCCGTAGGTAAGCCTAATCTGAGTTAACTGTTTAGGTAACGCTTGGAATGACAATGCCAACGCCAGGTGCACGGCTTACATATTTGCGTGAAAAAGCTATGGAATATACTCCATAGCTTTTATGTTATCCTTTAAAAGTTTTGTTTCCCTTCATCTGATACTCATCAATATTTGACTTCCCATAGGTAAGTCCTGCAACTACCTTTGGTTCTATATTTTTTTCAATTTCAGTGAATCCTTCATATAGAGGACAAATTATCTTTGTTGCCATTTCAAAGGAATTCTTATCTTTTTTATTTTCGCCTTTTGTAATGAGCTCATTTACATAAATGTATATTTGTCTTAAATTTATAGCTATTTCTGAATTTCCTTCAAGGGTTGCAAGAAGTTCTGCTAAAATATCCCTTGAGTTCTTATTTATATCCTTTAGTTCATCATATTTTTCTCCATCTATAGAAAGTATGCTGTCATTGAAATTGTCCATGAGAGCTTCATAGAGTATAGCAACCAATTCCGCATCATTGGCAGAGGATATTCTCTTTTCTATATCTTTTTTATCTAGCATATTCACCATCTCCATTATCTAAGTAATTGCAATACTCCCTGAGGAAGTTGATTTGCTTGAGCAAGCATAGCGGTTCCTGCCTGTTGCAATATATTCAGCCTAGTGAATTCACTCATCTCTATAGCCATATCTGCATCTTCTATTCTAGACATGGATGCTGTCAAGTTTTCAGCAGTATTGTCTGTGTTCTTTATGGTATGCTCTAATCGATTTTGATACGCACCAAGTTTGGAACGCATTTCAGAAACTTTTCCTATGGCTGTATTGTATGTTTTTATTGCATCGTTGAACTTTGTTGGAGTCAAATCTTTTGCAATTTCAAACTTCTTATCAGTATCATTATACTTAACAATTCCTGAATTAATCCCCAATTCTTTAGCTGTAGCATTTATACTACTCATCTCAATTGTCACCTTTTGTCCTTCGTTTGCACCTACTTGAAGTTGTATTTCTTTTTGACTACCATCTAATAACTTAATTCCATTAAATTCTGTATCATTAGCTATTTTGTCTATTTGCTCTGTCAATTGTACTATTTCAGCTCCTATAGTTTTTAGATCCTCTTCTTTATACACACCATTTGCTCCTTGTACACAAAGTTCCCTCATTCTTTGGAGCATGGCATGAACTTCATTTAGTGCTCCTTCTGCTGTTTGAATAAGACTTATTCCATCTAGGGAGTTCCTGCTTGCCTGTCTTAATCCTTGCACTTGTGCTCTCATCTTTTCACTTATGGCCATTCCTGCTGCATCATCTGAGGCCCTATTGATTCTCTTTCCTGATGATAGCCTTTCTAATGCCTTTTCAATAGAATTTGTGTTCATATTTAATATTCTATGAGTGTTTAATGCTGGTATATTGTTATTTATCCTCATTTTTCATCCTCCTCATTTACTTTTTCAATAAATTTTATTGTTCTACTTATGATTAAAAACAGCTCTTCTGGAATTTTATCTATGCTGTCTAAATTCATTTCATCTTTTATATCTATTTTATTTTCTTCACCCCTCACTTCATAGGCTTTTTTTATTTGATTTTTAGGAACAATCCTCAATTTCATATTTTTCTCCTATATTGCTGTATCTACAGTTTTAAGCAATTTGTCATTTTTATTTTTTTCTTCTCCTTTAAAAGAAAGTTCTTTTAAATTGTATCCAATACTATCAAAAGCTTCTTTTAGCATAGACTTATTTTCTAAAAGCTTAGAAGTACCTTCTTCAT
This window contains:
- a CDS encoding flagellar protein FliS — translated: MLDKKDIEKRISSANDAELVAILYEALMDNFNDSILSIDGEKYDELKDINKNSRDILAELLATLEGNSEIAINLRQIYIYVNELITKGENKKDKNSFEMATKIICPLYEGFTEIEKNIEPKVVAGLTYGKSNIDEYQMKGNKTFKG
- a CDS encoding flagellin N-terminal helical domain-containing protein — encoded protein: MRINNNIPALNTHRILNMNTNSIEKALERLSSGKRINRASDDAAGMAISEKMRAQVQGLRQASRNSLDGISLIQTAEGALNEVHAMLQRMRELCVQGANGVYKEEDLKTIGAEIVQLTEQIDKIANDTEFNGIKLLDGSQKEIQLQVGANEGQKVTIEMSSINATAKELGINSGIVKYNDTDKKFEIAKDLTPTKFNDAIKTYNTAIGKVSEMRSKLGAYQNRLEHTIKNTDNTAENLTASMSRIEDADMAIEMSEFTRLNILQQAGTAMLAQANQLPQGVLQLLR